A genomic segment from Roseofilum capinflatum BLCC-M114 encodes:
- the nfi gene encoding deoxyribonuclease V (cleaves DNA at apurinic or apyrimidinic sites) — MKIPEDLSWPTSIEEAKLIQEQGRDRVMTSDQLSTVNWVAGVDLGFEDGGKTTRAAVAVLSFPDLTLIETAIALCPTIFPYIPGFLSFREVPPILKALRQLTTTPDLILCDGQGFAHPRRFGLACHLGTLLDCPTIGVAKSRFIGTHNEPAPTRGSWEPLKDGEETIGAVLRTRTKVKPLYVSIGHKIGLETAIAYVLDCSPQYRLPETTRIADRLASNRIQS, encoded by the coding sequence ATGAAAATTCCTGAAGACCTCAGTTGGCCGACTTCGATAGAGGAAGCTAAATTAATTCAAGAACAAGGGCGCGATCGCGTCATGACCTCGGATCAGCTTTCAACAGTGAACTGGGTTGCTGGGGTGGATCTGGGATTTGAAGATGGGGGAAAAACCACCAGAGCAGCAGTTGCCGTGCTGAGTTTTCCAGACTTAACGCTGATCGAAACGGCGATCGCCCTTTGTCCCACCATCTTTCCCTATATTCCCGGTTTTCTCTCCTTTCGGGAAGTCCCCCCAATCCTCAAAGCGCTCCGTCAACTCACCACAACCCCCGACTTAATCCTCTGTGATGGCCAAGGATTCGCTCATCCTCGCCGATTTGGATTAGCCTGTCATCTGGGAACCTTGCTCGATTGTCCTACCATTGGGGTCGCTAAATCCCGGTTTATTGGTACTCATAATGAACCTGCACCCACACGAGGCAGTTGGGAACCGCTCAAAGATGGGGAGGAAACGATTGGAGCAGTATTGAGAACCCGCACCAAGGTTAAACCCTTATATGTTTCTATTGGTCATAAGATCGGCTTAGAAACGGCGATCGCCTATGTCCTCGATTGCAGCCCCCAGTACCGTCTCCCCGAAACCACCCGCATTGCCGATCGCTTGGCCTCTAATCGAATTCAGAGTTAA
- the proX gene encoding glycine betaine/L-proline ABC transporter substrate-binding protein ProX, whose amino-acid sequence MIQSKIRSVALGTIVGGLLFGAISCGNTTTETSSDLPGAGTTLTHGQSSILEEHFQSQIINKALEQLGYETQPPKELTYPTLYAAIGNGDIDYTAVNWDRLHTEFYENSGGDEKLAHVGVLTPSVLQGYQIDKKTADEYNITSLEQLKDPEIAQLFDTDGNGKANLTGCDPGWGCELVIEHHLDAYGLRDTVEHDQGQYSALIADTMVRYQEGESILFYTWTPYWVGGVLKPGEETIWLEVPYTDLPEGQGEVSEADTTANGKNLGFVVDRIRVVANKEFVDANPAAEKLFELVEIPLDDINAQNMLIQEGEDQPEDIERHVNQWIADNQELFDSWVEQAMEVES is encoded by the coding sequence ATGATCCAATCGAAAATAAGGTCTGTTGCTTTGGGTACGATAGTTGGGGGATTGCTCTTTGGGGCGATCTCCTGTGGTAATACCACCACAGAAACCTCCAGTGACTTACCTGGAGCAGGGACAACCTTAACCCATGGTCAGAGTAGTATACTAGAAGAACACTTTCAATCCCAAATTATTAACAAAGCCTTAGAGCAATTGGGATACGAGACTCAACCCCCTAAAGAACTGACCTATCCGACCCTGTATGCGGCGATCGGTAACGGAGATATAGACTACACTGCGGTGAATTGGGACAGGCTACACACTGAATTTTACGAAAATAGTGGGGGAGATGAAAAATTAGCCCACGTTGGAGTCCTCACCCCTTCAGTGTTACAGGGATACCAAATAGATAAGAAAACAGCCGATGAATATAACATTACCAGTTTAGAACAGCTCAAAGACCCCGAAATTGCCCAACTCTTTGATACCGATGGTAATGGAAAAGCCAATTTAACCGGATGCGATCCCGGTTGGGGCTGCGAGTTGGTGATCGAACACCATTTAGATGCCTATGGTTTGCGCGATACCGTCGAACACGATCAGGGTCAGTATTCGGCCTTGATTGCCGATACGATGGTTCGCTATCAGGAGGGAGAATCCATTTTGTTTTACACTTGGACTCCCTACTGGGTTGGTGGCGTATTAAAACCGGGTGAAGAAACCATTTGGCTAGAAGTCCCTTATACCGATCTTCCCGAAGGACAAGGGGAAGTGTCTGAAGCCGATACCACAGCCAACGGCAAAAATTTGGGTTTTGTCGTCGATCGCATTAGAGTTGTAGCAAATAAAGAGTTTGTAGACGCAAATCCGGCTGCCGAAAAACTCTTTGAGTTGGTAGAAATTCCCCTTGATGATATTAACGCCCAAAACATGCTGATTCAAGAAGGAGAAGACCAACCAGAAGATATTGAGCGTCATGTGAATCAGTGGATTGCTGACAATCAAGAGTTATTTGATAGTTGGGTAGAACAAGCCATGGAAGTTGAATCCTAA